Proteins co-encoded in one Arthrobacter alpinus genomic window:
- a CDS encoding ABC transporter substrate-binding protein, with product MNHEQESGPPALLRQLARKPQPGRRNFRRRLMAAGTTAALALTLVLTGCSANDDGRVTLDFFQFKPEAVAQFTQIVKDFEAKNPNIHVVINNSPDPDTAIRTLLVKNRTPDVLTLNGNGNFGDLAKACVFADLSSMPAASRVQPAVQDILNGLGTCHGNQSNGLPFANNASGILYNPEIFAANGVAVPQTWDQLIAAADTFKANGVNPFYMTLKDAWTVLPSFVNLAGNLMPADFFDSVGTSGWTPATGASSFTKDGTEVSTKLLKLFSYAQPGAQSAGYNDGNAAFGAGKSAMYLQGSFAIPAIRASNPDASIASFPYPTTNDPAKNVLVSGVDVTLAIGKDTKHPEEAKKFVEYLMSPSVLDYYAKAQSSLTPVKDAAPSTDPALAGMQGFFNDGRVIGYFDHHVPASIPFDAILQQFVLDKKQPAFLARMDHEFEKVAARTITKKGD from the coding sequence CCGCCGCAGGCTGATGGCCGCCGGAACTACCGCCGCACTGGCACTGACGCTGGTGCTGACCGGCTGTTCCGCGAACGACGACGGCCGTGTCACCTTGGACTTTTTCCAGTTCAAGCCCGAGGCGGTGGCCCAGTTCACCCAAATCGTGAAGGATTTTGAGGCCAAGAACCCCAACATCCATGTGGTCATCAACAACTCCCCGGATCCGGACACCGCCATTAGGACACTGCTGGTCAAGAACAGGACCCCGGATGTGCTGACGCTCAATGGCAACGGCAACTTCGGAGATCTGGCCAAGGCCTGCGTGTTTGCCGATCTGTCTAGCATGCCGGCGGCCTCACGTGTCCAGCCAGCTGTTCAGGACATTCTGAACGGTTTGGGCACCTGCCACGGCAACCAAAGCAACGGTCTGCCGTTCGCCAACAACGCCAGCGGCATCTTGTACAACCCGGAGATTTTTGCTGCCAACGGGGTAGCTGTCCCACAAACCTGGGATCAGCTCATCGCAGCCGCGGATACCTTCAAGGCCAACGGCGTCAACCCGTTCTACATGACCCTCAAGGACGCCTGGACGGTCCTGCCCTCCTTCGTCAACCTGGCAGGAAACCTCATGCCGGCGGACTTCTTTGACAGTGTCGGAACCTCCGGCTGGACGCCGGCAACCGGTGCGTCCAGTTTCACCAAAGACGGCACGGAGGTCTCCACGAAATTATTGAAACTCTTCAGTTACGCCCAACCCGGTGCCCAAAGCGCAGGCTACAACGACGGCAACGCCGCCTTCGGAGCCGGCAAATCAGCCATGTACCTGCAAGGCAGCTTCGCGATCCCGGCCATCCGCGCGTCGAACCCGGATGCGAGCATCGCTTCCTTCCCGTACCCCACCACCAACGACCCCGCCAAGAACGTCCTGGTCTCCGGGGTGGATGTCACCCTAGCCATCGGCAAGGACACCAAGCACCCGGAGGAGGCCAAGAAGTTTGTGGAATACCTCATGTCCCCTTCGGTGCTGGACTACTATGCCAAGGCCCAATCGTCCCTGACGCCGGTGAAAGACGCGGCACCCAGCACCGATCCGGCATTGGCAGGCATGCAGGGCTTCTTCAATGACGGCCGCGTCATCGGTTACTTCGACCACCACGTCCCTGCGAGCATCCCCTTTGACGCGATCTTGCAGCAGTTCGTGCTGGATAAGAAGCAGCCGGCATTTCTAGCCCGCATGGACCACGAATTTGAAAAGGTTGCCGCCCGCACCATCACCAAGAAAGGGGACTAG